A region from the Phycisphaerales bacterium genome encodes:
- a CDS encoding dihydroorotase, which translates to MSTILIEGGRVIDPASGMDQIADVAVSCSPGNTTGTIVAIGSGTGAKGGLDRGHADRVIDAAGRLVVPGLIDPHVHLRVPGGEHKETIASGTQAAVFGGFTSVCCMPNTIPALDSAALIEGIGETARAEGVARVFCVGAATRGRKGDQIADLASMRGAGAVGFTDDGDAIASAEVMAKVLKEAARLGIVVMQHAQEPSMTRGSVMHAGSVATRLGLKGWPRIAEESIVERDVRLASGIANARYHVQHVSSGGTVEILRKARAEIGDRISGEASPHHLLLTHESCDGYNTSAKMNPPLREERDVMALREGVADGTITVLATDHAPHALHEKDVPFEEAAFGIIGLQTALPLYAEALVATGLIGWPRLIALMTIEPARLCGLDAMGLGRLEVGGPADVTIIDPEATWTIDPKAMPGKSMNTPFTGRRVKGRVTHTIVGGVVRHGGD; encoded by the coding sequence ATGAGCACGATCCTGATCGAAGGCGGAAGGGTCATCGATCCGGCCTCTGGCATGGACCAGATCGCCGACGTCGCGGTCTCGTGTTCACCCGGGAACACGACGGGCACGATCGTCGCGATCGGAAGCGGGACTGGCGCCAAGGGCGGATTGGATCGGGGGCACGCCGACCGCGTCATCGACGCCGCGGGCCGGCTTGTCGTCCCCGGACTCATCGATCCTCATGTGCACCTCCGCGTCCCCGGCGGCGAGCACAAGGAGACGATTGCAAGCGGCACCCAGGCCGCGGTCTTCGGCGGGTTCACGAGCGTCTGCTGCATGCCCAACACAATCCCCGCGCTCGACTCGGCGGCGCTCATCGAGGGCATCGGCGAGACCGCGCGGGCCGAGGGCGTCGCGCGAGTCTTCTGCGTCGGAGCGGCGACGCGCGGACGCAAGGGCGACCAGATCGCGGATCTCGCGTCGATGCGGGGAGCGGGTGCCGTCGGATTCACCGACGATGGCGACGCGATCGCCTCGGCCGAGGTAATGGCGAAGGTGCTCAAGGAGGCCGCACGACTGGGTATCGTCGTCATGCAGCACGCGCAGGAGCCGTCGATGACGCGCGGGAGCGTGATGCACGCGGGGAGCGTGGCAACGAGGCTTGGCCTCAAGGGCTGGCCGCGGATCGCGGAGGAGTCGATCGTCGAGCGCGACGTGCGATTGGCGAGCGGCATCGCGAACGCGAGATACCACGTCCAGCATGTCTCGTCCGGCGGCACCGTCGAGATCCTGCGGAAGGCCCGCGCTGAGATCGGCGATCGAATCAGCGGCGAGGCCTCCCCCCACCACCTCCTTCTGACCCACGAATCGTGCGACGGGTACAACACCTCGGCGAAGATGAACCCGCCTCTGCGAGAGGAACGCGACGTGATGGCCCTGCGCGAGGGCGTCGCCGATGGCACCATCACCGTCCTCGCGACCGACCACGCCCCGCACGCCCTCCACGAGAAGGACGTGCCGTTCGAGGAGGCGGCGTTCGGGATCATCGGGCTGCAGACGGCCCTGCCGCTCTACGCCGAGGCGCTCGTGGCGACGGGCCTGATCGGCTGGCCACGCCTCATCGCGCTGATGACGATCGAGCCGGCGAGACTCTGCGGGCTGGACGCGATGGGACTCGGGCGCCTCGAGGTCGGCGGCCCCGCGGACGTCACGATCATCGACCCCGAGGCGACCTGGACGATCGACCCGAAGGCCATGCCCGGCAAGAGCATGAACACGCCCTTCACGGGGCGGAGGGTGAAAGGCCGCGTGACGCACACGATCGTCGGCGGCGTGGTGCGCCACGGCGGCGACTGA
- a CDS encoding nucleotide exchange factor GrpE — MPHEHTPRPDEDPASSRRPYNDEDQPIFNLDDASDDLGQDMGHADSGASAHDEIERLKTELEDARSKYLRSMADFQNFQRRANQNEQVALQSGIASTVTKIVGVLDHFDMALNQDPGKASAEQIMDGVRVIREELIKAIGQTGVRLINPQPNDEFSPGIHEAIMQQRADGVESGHVVATYRAGYALGDRIIRAAQVAVAP, encoded by the coding sequence ATGCCCCACGAACACACACCACGACCCGATGAAGACCCGGCCTCGTCCCGTCGTCCATACAACGACGAGGACCAGCCCATCTTCAATCTCGACGATGCATCCGATGATCTCGGCCAGGACATGGGTCACGCCGATTCCGGCGCGTCGGCGCACGACGAGATCGAACGGCTGAAGACCGAACTCGAGGACGCCCGGTCGAAGTACCTTCGCTCCATGGCGGACTTCCAGAACTTCCAGCGCCGTGCCAACCAGAACGAGCAGGTCGCGCTGCAGTCGGGGATCGCTTCGACGGTCACTAAGATCGTCGGCGTGCTCGACCACTTCGACATGGCGCTCAACCAGGACCCGGGCAAGGCCTCGGCGGAGCAGATCATGGACGGCGTCCGCGTCATCCGCGAGGAACTCATCAAGGCGATCGGGCAGACCGGCGTGCGACTCATCAATCCCCAGCCCAACGACGAGTTCAGCCCGGGCATCCACGAGGCGATCATGCAGCAACGAGCCGACGGCGTCGAGTCGGGGCACGTCGTCGCGACCTATCGCGCGGGGTACGCGCTGGGTGATCGCATCATCCGCGCGGCGCAGGTCGCCGTCGCTCCCTAA
- a CDS encoding SPOR domain-containing protein: MAISTPTDWTSGDSTSSLPRTRVHARRMGGALAMVVLTLLTACASNRSGGDTSASATDYMLLYQTGQYSTAYDSASSAARALGTSSQSREQASMIAGLSAQALGRADDARQWLKPLQTSPRPEVKGKALAALGLISQSKGEHATAANDLRDASTWLESAGLVSEAARSAMYASDSYSSNREEAAAQRELERASILASKLPAYDGQAATLRAMIADRQSGRTVTAPWDSKPTRTVQARQTQNTAPTGSVFTVQVNAFSDQNRAQQSAARMARYAPARVVPILNAEGKTLYAVRLGQFATKAEADSLKRTIGGGARVVVASATP; this comes from the coding sequence ATGGCAATCTCGACTCCAACGGACTGGACGAGCGGCGATTCCACATCATCACTCCCCCGCACGCGCGTGCATGCACGACGCATGGGCGGCGCCCTCGCGATGGTTGTGCTCACGCTCCTTACGGCTTGCGCCTCCAACCGATCGGGAGGCGACACGAGCGCCAGCGCCACCGACTACATGCTCCTCTACCAGACCGGCCAATACTCCACCGCGTACGACTCGGCGAGCAGCGCCGCCCGCGCCCTAGGCACCTCCTCCCAATCGCGCGAGCAGGCCTCCATGATCGCCGGCCTCAGCGCCCAGGCCCTGGGTCGTGCCGACGACGCCCGCCAGTGGCTCAAGCCGTTGCAAACGTCGCCACGCCCCGAGGTCAAGGGCAAGGCCCTCGCCGCCCTCGGCCTGATCTCGCAGAGCAAGGGCGAGCACGCGACCGCCGCGAACGATCTCCGCGACGCGAGCACGTGGCTCGAATCCGCGGGCCTCGTGAGCGAAGCGGCCCGCAGCGCGATGTACGCTTCCGATTCATACTCCTCGAATCGTGAAGAGGCCGCCGCCCAGCGCGAGTTGGAGCGGGCCTCGATCCTTGCCTCGAAACTCCCCGCCTACGACGGGCAGGCCGCCACCCTCCGGGCCATGATCGCCGACCGACAGTCGGGCCGGACCGTGACCGCCCCCTGGGATTCCAAGCCCACGCGGACCGTTCAGGCAAGACAGACGCAGAACACCGCGCCGACGGGTTCGGTCTTCACCGTGCAGGTCAACGCGTTCTCGGACCAGAATCGCGCCCAGCAATCGGCCGCGAGAATGGCGCGATACGCCCCGGCCCGGGTCGTCCCGATCCTTAACGCCGAAGGCAAGACGCTGTATGCCGTTCGTTTGGGTCAGTTCGCCACCAAGGCCGAAGCCGATTCGCTGAAACGCACCATCGGCGGCGGGGCCCGTGTCGTCGTAGCCTCGGCAACGCCCTAG
- the acpS gene encoding holo-ACP synthase, producing the protein MHTLAHGIDLVPVARLARSIDQHGDRFLERVFTSGERDYAHANKRRDEHLAARFAAKEAVFKALGTGWSGGIAWTDVEVTRDESGRPAIVLTGKAATIAASLGIKSWLVSLSHTEDHAIASVIGLG; encoded by the coding sequence ATGCACACCCTCGCCCATGGCATCGATCTTGTTCCGGTGGCCCGCCTCGCGCGGTCCATCGATCAGCATGGCGATCGATTCCTCGAGCGGGTCTTCACCTCGGGCGAGCGCGACTATGCCCATGCGAACAAGAGGCGGGATGAGCACCTGGCCGCGCGGTTCGCGGCGAAGGAGGCGGTGTTCAAGGCGTTGGGCACCGGGTGGAGCGGCGGGATCGCGTGGACGGATGTCGAGGTGACCCGTGATGAATCCGGCCGTCCGGCGATCGTGCTCACGGGCAAAGCCGCGACGATCGCCGCGTCGCTGGGCATCAAGTCATGGCTGGTCAGCCTCAGCCACACCGAGGACCACGCGATCGCGTCGGTCATTGGGCTGGGGTGA
- a CDS encoding pentapeptide repeat-containing protein, with protein sequence MSDIYSEIWRRLSDNETLDGLGLLSRNGRIDLSEISVPLVDCGKALPAQFEHIHRIDNYLQLTNAKLRLLDFTGANLPHIRFDGCVLEDCVFDQCNAEDWRIWSTSIRNCSFRKTRLRNSNLGCHSDGRRTSYNCVDFTRADMRGSHFTYVEFKDCLFRHTKLNKMDFGASTFDRCVFEGPLHEVCFTRNEYNAPYSPAEIFSVDFSKADLHYVEFKGLNMVDVKYPNDGNHIVIDNFKPTLERLITSLIAYDDPQCLGLIAILESTLRWAGPNQYRGVLSVHDILGVNNNRKLLSIVLEHLGQ encoded by the coding sequence ATGAGTGACATATATAGTGAAATATGGCGTCGACTTTCAGATAATGAGACGTTGGATGGACTGGGTCTCCTTAGTCGTAATGGGCGTATCGACCTCAGCGAGATCTCTGTCCCTTTGGTCGATTGCGGCAAGGCCTTGCCAGCACAGTTCGAACACATTCACCGGATAGACAATTACCTCCAGTTAACTAATGCAAAACTACGATTGCTAGACTTTACAGGCGCAAACCTACCACACATTCGTTTCGACGGGTGTGTATTGGAGGACTGCGTCTTTGATCAATGCAATGCTGAAGATTGGCGTATTTGGTCGACTAGTATCCGCAACTGCAGTTTCCGCAAGACTCGATTGCGAAACTCGAATCTAGGGTGTCATTCTGATGGAAGACGGACTAGTTATAACTGTGTGGACTTTACAAGAGCGGACATGCGTGGATCACACTTTACATATGTAGAGTTCAAAGATTGTCTGTTTCGACACACCAAACTCAATAAAATGGACTTCGGAGCTAGCACCTTCGACAGATGCGTCTTTGAAGGACCGTTACATGAAGTGTGCTTTACAAGAAATGAGTATAATGCCCCATACTCGCCGGCGGAGATCTTTAGCGTAGATTTTTCAAAGGCCGATCTCCACTATGTGGAATTCAAAGGGCTCAATATGGTAGACGTGAAATATCCGAACGACGGAAACCATATTGTTATCGATAACTTTAAACCAACACTAGAACGACTGATCACCTCACTCATAGCCTATGATGACCCACAGTGCCTTGGGTTAATTGCGATTCTTGAGAGCACACTTAGATGGGCCGGACCAAATCAATATCGTGGCGTTCTGAGCGTACATGACATTCTTGGCGTTAACAATAATCGTAAACTACTCAGTATTGTACTTGAGCATTTGGGGCAATGA
- a CDS encoding transposase, with protein sequence MAPKAGVKSCHQPRETGWGYTRILGELKKLGIASVSRSTVVNILREAGLPSGPVRGERSWDEFLKAHATTLWACDFMATRVLTRLGLQPAFSLVFTHPKSRRAHMSTSTTKPGATWLIDAVREFAASVPRDMSPPSLLVRDRDSKFLMGEGVFERELGERGVRSMPLPRRSPNLNAHIERLIQSVRAECLDDFVILGTGHLDYLLHEYVYHYNRDRPRSSLEFAAPLGRRPTNRAGLAARDQVRCRTMLGGVIRHFYWTAA encoded by the coding sequence ATGGCACCCAAGGCAGGGGTCAAGTCATGCCACCAGCCGCGGGAGACGGGATGGGGATACACGCGGATTCTCGGCGAACTGAAGAAGTTGGGCATCGCCAGCGTCTCGCGCTCGACGGTCGTGAACATCCTGCGTGAGGCCGGGCTGCCGAGCGGTCCTGTTCGTGGCGAGCGGAGTTGGGACGAGTTCCTCAAGGCGCACGCCACGACGTTGTGGGCCTGCGACTTCATGGCGACGCGCGTGCTGACGCGTCTGGGACTGCAGCCAGCGTTCAGCCTGGTGTTCACTCACCCGAAGTCGCGTCGGGCGCACATGTCGACGAGCACCACGAAACCCGGCGCCACGTGGCTCATCGATGCGGTCAGGGAGTTCGCGGCGAGTGTGCCGAGGGACATGAGCCCGCCATCGCTGCTGGTGCGTGATCGCGACAGCAAGTTCCTCATGGGTGAGGGCGTGTTCGAGCGCGAGTTGGGTGAGCGCGGGGTGCGGTCCATGCCGTTGCCGCGCCGATCGCCGAACCTCAACGCGCACATCGAACGGCTGATCCAGAGTGTCCGGGCCGAGTGTCTCGACGATTTCGTGATCCTCGGCACGGGGCACTTGGACTATCTGCTCCACGAATACGTCTACCACTACAACAGGGACAGGCCGCGCTCGTCGCTGGAGTTCGCGGCGCCGCTGGGTCGGAGGCCAACGAACCGTGCCGGGCTGGCTGCACGTGATCAGGTCCGGTGCCGAACGATGCTCGGAGGCGTGATCAGGCACTTCTACTGGACGGCTGCATGA
- a CDS encoding acetate--CoA ligase family protein: MARLHEHQGKAILSKAGLRVPRGRVARTADEARAAATELGVEKAGVMVKVQAWTTGRAAAGGIKKATTAADAADHASRMLTMSFGRFPVTEVLIEECISIARELFVSIAIDEAARAPVILLSATGGSGVEERADATSRVSCHVVKGPNPDELKAAVARLNLQIDVAHDVQRTIVRLFEIARSNDARSLEINPLAITPAGETIAADCRITIDDYAVARHPELGIEIARELDHPPTALERVAYTIEQQDHRGTFFFAQMNSQANGEAAQGSKGLIGFHGAGGGGSMMSMDAITAEGFTIANFCDTSGNPSPAKVYRAARVILSQPGLVGYFGSGSGVANQEQFWSAYGLAKAFWELELSIPAVVRLGGNTEDRAVEILHTSTKDLPAKVEGYKKTDTPKAIASRFATLVEEHVKKNGARAAWTPREPRRPAFVGSTHAVSFEIKSGGGGGGSGGGGSRVWIDLHAWKTNARAIIARSNGLLKDDHGRPAMAVPAAEFASKDSDLIAAEVECRRDGVEGLFVVLDMPASL, encoded by the coding sequence ATGGCGCGCCTCCACGAGCACCAGGGCAAAGCGATCCTCTCCAAGGCCGGCCTCCGCGTCCCGCGAGGGCGCGTCGCGCGCACCGCCGACGAGGCCCGCGCCGCCGCCACCGAACTCGGCGTCGAGAAAGCCGGCGTCATGGTCAAGGTCCAGGCGTGGACCACGGGCCGCGCCGCCGCGGGGGGGATCAAGAAGGCGACGACCGCCGCCGACGCCGCCGACCACGCGTCGCGGATGCTCACTATGTCCTTCGGGCGCTTCCCCGTGACCGAGGTGCTGATCGAAGAGTGCATCTCGATCGCCCGCGAACTTTTCGTCTCCATCGCCATCGACGAGGCCGCCCGCGCCCCGGTCATACTTCTCTCCGCCACCGGCGGCAGCGGCGTCGAGGAGCGCGCCGACGCGACCTCGCGCGTCTCCTGCCACGTCGTCAAGGGCCCCAACCCCGACGAACTCAAGGCCGCCGTCGCGCGGCTGAATCTCCAGATCGACGTCGCGCACGATGTCCAGCGCACCATCGTCCGCCTCTTCGAGATCGCCAGATCCAACGACGCCCGCTCGCTGGAGATCAACCCCCTCGCGATCACGCCGGCGGGCGAGACGATCGCCGCCGACTGCCGCATCACGATTGATGATTATGCCGTGGCGCGCCACCCGGAACTCGGCATCGAGATCGCCCGCGAACTCGACCACCCGCCGACCGCGCTCGAGCGCGTCGCCTACACCATCGAGCAGCAGGACCACCGCGGCACGTTCTTCTTTGCGCAAATGAACAGTCAAGCGAATGGCGAGGCCGCGCAAGGCAGCAAGGGCCTCATCGGCTTCCACGGCGCCGGCGGCGGCGGCTCGATGATGTCCATGGACGCGATCACCGCGGAAGGCTTTACCATCGCCAACTTCTGCGACACCAGCGGCAACCCCTCGCCCGCCAAGGTCTACCGCGCCGCCCGCGTCATCCTCTCCCAGCCCGGCCTCGTCGGTTACTTCGGCTCGGGCTCGGGCGTCGCCAACCAGGAGCAGTTCTGGTCGGCGTATGGCCTCGCGAAGGCCTTCTGGGAACTCGAACTCTCGATCCCCGCGGTCGTCCGCCTGGGCGGCAACACCGAGGACCGCGCCGTCGAGATTCTGCACACGTCAACCAAAGACCTCCCGGCGAAGGTCGAAGGATATAAGAAGACCGACACGCCCAAGGCCATCGCCTCGCGCTTCGCGACGCTCGTTGAGGAGCACGTGAAGAAGAACGGCGCGAGGGCCGCGTGGACGCCGCGCGAGCCGCGCCGACCCGCCTTCGTCGGCTCGACGCACGCCGTCTCGTTCGAGATCAAGAGTGGTGGGGGTGGTGGGGGAAGCGGGGGGGGTGGCAGTCGAGTCTGGATCGACCTCCACGCGTGGAAGACCAACGCCCGCGCCATCATCGCGCGGTCGAATGGCCTACTGAAAGACGACCATGGCCGCCCCGCGATGGCCGTGCCCGCTGCGGAGTTCGCCAGTAAGGACAGCGACCTGATCGCGGCCGAGGTCGAGTGCCGCCGCGACGGCGTCGAGGGTCTGTTCGTCGTCCTCGACATGCCCGCGAGTCTCTGA
- a CDS encoding zinc ribbon domain-containing protein, with the protein MPTYDYRCTACKHEFEQFQSMKDKPLRKCPKCGKNALDRLIGTGAAIVFKGSGFYQTDYRSENYKKAAESDKPANDSGATKTESASTDSKAATPAADPKPSKAESAEKSGKKSKASKPKAD; encoded by the coding sequence ATGCCCACCTACGACTATCGCTGCACCGCGTGCAAGCACGAGTTCGAGCAGTTCCAATCCATGAAGGACAAGCCGCTCCGGAAGTGCCCGAAGTGCGGGAAGAACGCGCTCGATCGCCTCATCGGCACGGGGGCGGCGATCGTCTTCAAAGGCTCGGGGTTCTATCAGACCGATTACCGCAGCGAGAACTACAAGAAGGCCGCCGAGAGCGACAAGCCGGCGAACGATTCGGGCGCGACCAAGACGGAGTCGGCCTCCACGGACTCGAAGGCGGCGACTCCTGCCGCCGATCCAAAGCCATCAAAGGCCGAGTCTGCTGAGAAGTCTGGAAAGAAGTCGAAAGCATCGAAGCCCAAGGCCGACTAG
- a CDS encoding response regulator transcription factor, whose protein sequence is MSPITILIVDDHAMVRKGLRLALESQPDLKVVGEAGNVNEAMDAAGKTKPQIITLDLTMPGASGVSAIGKIRTMVPQARIIVVSMHDDPAYVRSAIAIGASGYVNKSAADTELISAIRAVAKGRVFVDVGDAATLESILSSPTPSSAGKSPVDTLSEREREVLQQVAKGYTNQQIADDIGLSVKTVESYRARLMKKLGLKERADLVRLALEMGLLEK, encoded by the coding sequence ATGAGTCCCATCACGATCCTCATCGTTGACGATCACGCGATGGTCCGCAAGGGCCTTCGCCTCGCCCTCGAGTCCCAGCCGGATCTCAAGGTGGTGGGGGAGGCGGGGAACGTGAACGAGGCGATGGACGCCGCCGGAAAGACCAAGCCCCAGATCATCACCCTCGACCTCACCATGCCCGGGGCCTCGGGTGTCTCGGCGATCGGGAAGATCCGCACGATGGTCCCCCAGGCCCGCATCATCGTCGTCTCGATGCACGACGACCCGGCGTATGTCCGAAGCGCCATCGCGATCGGCGCGTCGGGGTATGTCAACAAGAGCGCCGCCGACACCGAACTGATCTCGGCGATCCGGGCCGTCGCGAAGGGCCGCGTCTTCGTGGACGTCGGCGACGCCGCCACGCTCGAGTCGATTCTGTCGTCGCCCACGCCGTCGTCGGCCGGGAAGTCCCCCGTGGACACGCTGAGCGAGCGCGAGCGCGAGGTCCTCCAGCAGGTCGCGAAGGGATACACCAATCAACAGATCGCCGACGACATCGGCCTGAGCGTCAAGACGGTCGAGTCGTACCGCGCCCGCCTCATGAAGAAACTCGGGCTCAAGGAACGGGCCGACCTCGTCCGCCTCGCCCTGGAGATGGGCCTTCTTGAGAAGTAG
- a CDS encoding sensor histidine kinase, whose product MPTSGASSASVLHSVSPFRVFVLILATVFTVEFIIMLFISMLPEDAQNSLWVSLLDSTLLTAALCPALWLLVVRPLRALVAERGDLLSRAFSIQEDERARVARDLHDELGQAQAVLLLGLRAISRAETLTDARERAEWLLEPATNAMDSTRRLARGLSPAILSDFGLAIAIPRLCEDIAHATEISIESDVSIGDRRYTTPMEIACYRVVQEAITNAAKHSGARTIRVVLEQAVDRLRVRVSDDGRGLPRGTEYTESPSGRGLGLSGMRERVVLLGGDFRMTSNPGRGTTVEASFPIGVHNP is encoded by the coding sequence ATGCCGACGAGCGGCGCATCTTCGGCCTCGGTGCTGCACAGTGTCTCCCCGTTCCGGGTCTTTGTGCTGATTCTCGCGACCGTCTTCACGGTCGAGTTCATCATCATGCTCTTCATCTCGATGCTCCCCGAGGACGCCCAGAACAGCCTCTGGGTCTCGCTGCTCGATTCGACGCTTCTCACGGCGGCGCTCTGCCCGGCTCTGTGGCTACTAGTAGTCCGCCCCCTTCGCGCCCTCGTCGCCGAGCGTGGCGATCTGCTCTCCAGGGCGTTCTCGATCCAGGAGGACGAGCGGGCCCGCGTCGCGCGTGATCTGCACGATGAGTTGGGGCAGGCCCAGGCCGTGCTGCTGCTCGGGCTTCGTGCCATCTCGCGGGCCGAGACGCTTACGGATGCTCGTGAACGGGCCGAGTGGTTGCTGGAACCCGCCACCAACGCGATGGATTCCACCCGTCGACTGGCGCGCGGGCTGTCGCCGGCGATCCTCTCGGACTTCGGTCTCGCCATCGCGATACCGCGGCTTTGCGAGGACATCGCCCACGCGACCGAGATCTCTATCGAGTCCGACGTCTCCATCGGCGACCGGCGTTACACCACGCCTATGGAGATCGCGTGCTATCGCGTCGTGCAGGAGGCGATCACCAACGCCGCGAAGCACTCGGGGGCGCGGACCATCCGCGTCGTGCTGGAGCAGGCCGTCGATCGTCTCCGTGTCCGCGTGAGTGACGATGGCCGAGGCTTGCCTCGTGGCACGGAGTACACGGAGTCTCCATCGGGCCGTGGTCTCGGGCTTTCCGGCATGCGCGAGCGCGTGGTGCTGCTCGGCGGCGATTTCCGCATGACATCCAACCCCGGCCGTGGCACCACGGTCGAGGCGTCCTTTCCCATCGGAGTCCACAATCCATGA
- a CDS encoding redoxin domain-containing protein, with amino-acid sequence MTMSLAPGLAIITSIALAGCRGDQHAPSPTPTATSFSPEASARQLERLTKVDDPASLGVGRAVDLPVMPTLSDATFDLSEAVKVNRCVVISITSFGCPVSQKYAPRFAALSREFAKRGVKFVELDPIPTDTPFDLKRQARTNDYRGEIIMDPEAKATIALGARTTTDIFVFDSQGVMRYRGAFDDQFGVGETLEQPSREFLRPAIEAVLAGHAPEYPATWAAGCLLDLPEATRESPADTPLTYYANIAPIIARSCVTCHRTGGSAPFSMTSVAAIEGRASMIEAMVRERIMPPSHGVATAGEGPWRTIPTLSEPDRETFLTWLRSGRALGMPDDEPKLDESTAALSHPIGWAIGSPDVLLMTPSMRLEVDGPLQHSRSVLPIRLDEAREVRAIEFKPMKPGSIQLTLAWLIPPGVTVPEGNTLPGEERGIQFFGAYGAGHQPIEFPQGASRTIEPGSSLLVDTYSRPMGRLITVSQRIAMVFERTESRTNNRTNVSGHVLMASTPDVVIPPGEPSTEVTASLVLTKDVRLVALTPHMRARGHSITIDAALPNGSIKRLLTCPTYDWRWQLRYAYATPLDLPKGTRLVATGVFENSRNNPSNPDASATVRQGAGPGDEALLVGLEWMELTETPHDK; translated from the coding sequence ATGACAATGAGCCTCGCACCTGGACTCGCGATCATTACTTCGATCGCGTTGGCGGGCTGCCGGGGCGACCAGCACGCCCCATCGCCCACTCCCACCGCCACGTCCTTCTCTCCCGAAGCCTCCGCGCGACAACTCGAGCGTCTCACCAAGGTCGATGACCCGGCGTCGCTCGGCGTCGGGCGGGCCGTGGACTTGCCCGTGATGCCCACGCTCTCGGACGCGACCTTCGACCTCTCCGAAGCGGTCAAGGTGAATCGGTGCGTCGTCATCTCGATCACGAGTTTCGGCTGCCCGGTCTCGCAGAAGTACGCCCCGCGCTTCGCCGCCCTCTCACGCGAGTTCGCCAAACGTGGCGTGAAGTTCGTCGAACTCGACCCGATCCCCACCGACACACCCTTCGACCTCAAACGCCAGGCACGCACGAACGATTATCGAGGCGAGATCATCATGGACCCCGAGGCCAAGGCGACGATCGCCCTGGGCGCTCGAACCACGACCGACATCTTCGTCTTCGACTCACAAGGCGTGATGCGATATCGCGGCGCGTTCGATGATCAGTTCGGCGTGGGCGAGACCCTGGAGCAGCCCAGCCGCGAGTTCCTCCGCCCCGCCATCGAGGCCGTACTTGCGGGACACGCCCCCGAGTATCCCGCGACATGGGCCGCCGGCTGCCTCCTCGATCTCCCCGAAGCGACGCGAGAGTCGCCCGCCGACACGCCCCTGACCTATTACGCGAATATCGCCCCGATCATCGCTCGCAGTTGCGTCACCTGCCATCGCACAGGCGGCTCGGCTCCCTTCAGCATGACGAGCGTCGCCGCGATCGAGGGGCGTGCCTCCATGATCGAGGCGATGGTGCGTGAGCGGATCATGCCTCCCTCGCATGGCGTCGCGACCGCGGGCGAAGGTCCATGGCGCACGATCCCAACGCTCTCAGAGCCTGATCGAGAGACCTTTCTCACGTGGCTCCGTTCCGGTCGCGCCCTGGGAATGCCAGACGACGAGCCGAAACTCGACGAGTCGACCGCCGCACTCTCACACCCCATCGGCTGGGCGATTGGAAGTCCGGATGTGCTGCTCATGACGCCGAGCATGCGCCTCGAGGTCGATGGCCCGTTGCAACACTCGCGCTCGGTCCTGCCTATCCGTCTCGACGAGGCACGCGAGGTCCGGGCGATCGAGTTCAAGCCCATGAAGCCCGGGAGCATCCAACTCACCCTCGCGTGGCTCATCCCCCCGGGCGTGACTGTGCCCGAAGGGAACACGCTCCCGGGGGAAGAGCGTGGCATCCAGTTCTTCGGCGCCTATGGCGCGGGACACCAGCCGATCGAGTTCCCGCAAGGCGCCTCGCGCACCATCGAACCCGGCTCCAGCCTGCTCGTCGACACCTACTCGCGGCCGATGGGCCGACTGATCACCGTCTCCCAACGAATCGCGATGGTCTTCGAGCGAACCGAGAGCCGCACGAACAATCGCACGAACGTCAGTGGCCACGTGCTCATGGCCTCGACACCCGACGTCGTGATCCCACCCGGCGAGCCGAGCACCGAGGTCACGGCCTCGCTCGTGCTCACCAAAGACGTGCGCCTCGTCGCCCTCACGCCCCACATGCGCGCCCGCGGACATTCCATCACCATCGATGCGGCGTTGCCCAATGGCAGTATCAAGCGGCTCCTCACCTGCCCCACCTACGACTGGCGCTGGCAGCTTCGATACGCCTATGCCACTCCGCTCGACCTCCCCAAAGGCACACGGCTCGTGGCGACCGGTGTCTTCGAGAACTCGCGCAACAACCCCAGCAACCCCGACGCCTCGGCCACAGTCCGACAGGGCGCCGGCCCGGGAGACGAGGCCTTGCTCGTCGGGCTGGAATGGATGGAGTTGACCGAGACACCGCATGACAAATAG